The Cryomorphaceae bacterium DNA window ATTGGATCCTGACGGAGGAAGCAGTTACGAAGACATGGGCACCAGCCAACTTGTAAGCGTTCCCTACGCCATGCATGCCAAAACAGCCGAGGACGTGGACGATGCAGACGCTGACCCAACCAATGAGCTTCAGAATCTGAGCATCAGTGGCAATACCCTTTCCATCAGTCAGGGTAATTCAGTAACCGTTGACGGCGACCCCACCAACGAGCTTCAAAACCTCAGCATCAGCGGTAACACGCTCTCTATCAGTCAGGGAAATTCTGTGGAGTTGCCTGGTGGTAGCGCGCCACCTGATGAGGCGCTTGCCAAAGCATGGGTCAACTTCCCTATTTTTGGTCAGCCCAACCTTGCTTTTGACGCGTACAATGTGACCAACACCAGCGTGCCATCAACAGGTGTGCGTGTTGTAAGCCTGGCTCCCGGCTTGTTTTCAATAGCTACCAGTCCTGCCTGCGTGTGCCAGATCAGAAACGACCTCGCTCCGGGATTTTGCGTGGTGACTTCTTCAACCTCTCCCAGCCAGGTTACCGTGCGAACCTATAACTCGAGCGGTCAGCTCGCCGACAAAGAGTTCAGCCTGGTGATTTTTGGAAAGTAAACTACACCGCAACCCTTCTGTGGTTGTCCGAAAAACCGACCCGGTGTAAAGATCGGGTCGGTTTTTTTGTTGAATGTTATTGATTGGGCTCTCTCAGCGAGTCTAACATACCCCTGATTCTTTTCTCTTGGGTTGCCGGCTGCCGGGCCGCAAGCACAGGTTTCAACAAAGCGTGTTGCTCGTCGGCGCTGAGGCTTAAAAAGCGGGCATACACTTCGGGCGGCTCCAGGTCAAAGCAATCTGTAATCTCTTGCGGAAGTACCGGGGGCTCATCATCGCGGTACAGCGTAATGAGCACTTCATCACCGGCCTGCTTTTTCAGTTTTTTGCGCATGGAAGCATTCACCGGAAGAAACAATTGCCCGTCTCCTTTAGGCATCAGCTTGCAGCGCGGCAATTCCACATCGTCCATGGTTCCGCACACACTGATCCATCCAAACCACGCGTGCGGGTCGGGTTTTACTTCGGGGATTAAAGCATAGGTCCAGCCGCCTTTTCCGGGGAATTTTTCGAGGCGGTAGTGCTGTTGTACAAGCGGAGTATTCATGGCAACTGCTGTGAAGCAAAGGTACCAAATCGCTACCTTCGCAGCATGTCTTTATCCATCATCAAAGCCTTTCAGCTCACCGGTCACAGCGCCGGAATTTACGCCCTCACAGCGGGCAGAAGTGCCCATACCGTACTTACCGGAAGCGGCGACAACATGGTGGCAGAATGGGATTTGCGCAGTCCGCAGGTATTGCCGTTTGCCATCCGGCTGGAAACCACCGTCTATGCGCTGAAGCACCTCCCTAAAAACCGACTGGCCATCGGGCAGGGGCGTGGGGGTATTCACATCATTGACCTCGAGAACAAAGCCGAACTGCGACACCTGGCCCTGCACCAAAAAGCGGTGTTTGATCTGCACTTCCTTGCCCCGGCCAACCAGCTCATTTCGTTCAGTGCCGACGGGACCTTCGGCGTGTGGGATGCCGAAAGCTTTGAGCTGGTGCGACACATCCCCATGGGTGATCTTAAAATGCGACGCGCCTCATCCTCGCCCGATGGCCAACTTTTGGTCACCTCGGGCAACGACGGGCGCCTGCGTGTATTTGAGACCGAATTCTTCAACGAGATTCACACCTTTAACGCACACGACAAAAGCAGCAACGTATCACTTTTTACACCCGATTCCGCAAAATTGATTTCCGGAGGCTGGGATGGCCATCTGCGTATGTGGGACGTGCGGAACAACTTCAACAAACGGCTCGAAATCCCGGCACACAACTACGCCATTTACGACATGTGTTTCAGTCCGGACGGCCATTTACTCGCCACCGCCAGTCGCGATAAAACCGTGAAAATCTGGGATGCTGAAACGCTCAGGCCTCTTGCCCGACTGGATGTAAAAGCCGGAGGGCACAGTCACTCGGTAAACGCGCTGCACTGGAACCGCGAAACGGGTTTGCTTGTGAGTGCGGGCGATGACCGCCGATTGATAGGATGGGAGATGAGGTGATCATTTTGAAGCGAAGAGACGAAACACACTACCAGCCTCCGCCAAGTGCCTGGTAAAGTTTTACGTAAGCTACGAGTAATTCTCTGCGGGCGCTGGTGTAATTCAGCTCTGATTCAAACGCCTGACGTTGTGATTCAAGGAACTCGAGATAGCTGGTAACCCCTTTGTCATAGCGCTCTGCGGAAAGTCGCTGGGCATTGATTGATGCTTTGAGTCTTGCCTCCCGTGCAAGAAGTTCCTCCTTAAGTGTGCTGATTTCAACCAAAGCATCTTCAACCGAGCGAAATGCGTTTAGCACCACCCGCTGATAAACCAGCTCTGCCTGCACCGCCTTGCTTTGTTCAATGAACACCTGCCGGCGAAAGCGTCCGAAGTTAAAAATCGGCCCCGTTAAAGCTCCGCCCACGTTCCATGCAAAAGGGATGTCTGATATGTTACTCAGTTCATTGGTTGCCAGTCCGAAAAGGCCGGTGAGGGAAATGCCGGGAAGTCGGTTTGCTTTGGCTACACCTATCAGGGCATTTTGGGCAATAAGACTTTGTTCAGCGGCTACAATGTCAGGGCGTCTGAGCAGCAGTTCGCTGGGTAAACCAGCAGGAATGGTAATGGAGGTGTCTTGCTCCAGCAATCTCGGTGTTATGGGCATCCGCCTGGGGTTGGTGCCCGTGAGCACGCTAATGCGGTTTTCTGTTTGCGCGATGAGACGTTTCCAGACAGGCACAGCTTCGGCAGCTACAGCCCGTTTTATTTGCGCCTGGTTCACTTCAATTTCTGCTACAATGCCTTTCTCGAAACGCTGCTCTACAATGTTGAGCATACTGTCTCGAAGCGCCAGGTTGCGCTCAGAAATTTCAAGTCTTGCCCGAAAATCAAGCAACAGGAAATACTCTGAGGCCACTGTGCTGATCAGGCTGAGCCGGGTGGCACGGTATCCTTCTGCGGTTTGCACAATCCGGGCGCGGGCAGCCTCATTCAAACGACGGTACTTACCCCAAAAGTCAAGGTCCCAATTGACGAATGCTGCCGTATAAAACAGGTTGTCCACATCGGGTAATACGGTGCCTTGAAAATTACCTCTTGATGCACCAAATTCCTTCCCGATATAGGGCAACATGGCCGATCGCTGTATTACCAGGCCGTCCTGAGCTTGCACAATAGCTTCGGCTGCTACGTTTAAGTCCTGGTTGTATGCAAGTGCCTGTTTGATAAGCGAATCCAGGATGGGGTCGCTGAAAAGGCCAAACCATTCGATGTCTTTGATGTGCTCTTTGTTGAGACTGTCTGTATTGACCTCGAGATAGCCGGGCGGGTTTTCTTCTTTTTCAAAGTAGAAAGAGTCAGGGATATTCAGCTTCGTGCCCTGGTAGTTCTTACCCGCCTTACAACCGGCCAGTAAAAGGATGCATATTAAGATGCCGAGGTTTTTAGTGCTCATTCCTCTGGTTTTTCAAGTTTTGCATCTCTTTCTTTTTCGTATCCGGCCAGCTTTCCGATCAGCACAAAGAGCATGGGGTACATTAACACACCTATGATGGTTGCAACGCCCATTCCGCCTAAAAGTGCCACGCCCATAACCTTTCTGGCTTCGGCTCCAGCTCCGCTGGCAAGAATGAGGGGTAGAATTCCTAGAATAAAGGCAAAAGTGGTCATCAAAATGGGTCGAAAGCGCAATGTAGCCGCCTCTACTGCAGAATCGAACAGATTCAGACCCTCATCAAATTTTATT harbors:
- a CDS encoding DUF1905 domain-containing protein, whose product is MNTPLVQQHYRLEKFPGKGGWTYALIPEVKPDPHAWFGWISVCGTMDDVELPRCKLMPKGDGQLFLPVNASMRKKLKKQAGDEVLITLYRDDEPPVLPQEITDCFDLEPPEVYARFLSLSADEQHALLKPVLAARQPATQEKRIRGMLDSLREPNQ
- a CDS encoding WD40 repeat domain-containing protein, yielding MSLSIIKAFQLTGHSAGIYALTAGRSAHTVLTGSGDNMVAEWDLRSPQVLPFAIRLETTVYALKHLPKNRLAIGQGRGGIHIIDLENKAELRHLALHQKAVFDLHFLAPANQLISFSADGTFGVWDAESFELVRHIPMGDLKMRRASSSPDGQLLVTSGNDGRLRVFETEFFNEIHTFNAHDKSSNVSLFTPDSAKLISGGWDGHLRMWDVRNNFNKRLEIPAHNYAIYDMCFSPDGHLLATASRDKTVKIWDAETLRPLARLDVKAGGHSHSVNALHWNRETGLLVSAGDDRRLIGWEMR
- a CDS encoding efflux transporter outer membrane subunit yields the protein MSTKNLGILICILLLAGCKAGKNYQGTKLNIPDSFYFEKEENPPGYLEVNTDSLNKEHIKDIEWFGLFSDPILDSLIKQALAYNQDLNVAAEAIVQAQDGLVIQRSAMLPYIGKEFGASRGNFQGTVLPDVDNLFYTAAFVNWDLDFWGKYRRLNEAARARIVQTAEGYRATRLSLISTVASEYFLLLDFRARLEISERNLALRDSMLNIVEQRFEKGIVAEIEVNQAQIKRAVAAEAVPVWKRLIAQTENRISVLTGTNPRRMPITPRLLEQDTSITIPAGLPSELLLRRPDIVAAEQSLIAQNALIGVAKANRLPGISLTGLFGLATNELSNISDIPFAWNVGGALTGPIFNFGRFRRQVFIEQSKAVQAELVYQRVVLNAFRSVEDALVEISTLKEELLAREARLKASINAQRLSAERYDKGVTSYLEFLESQRQAFESELNYTSARRELLVAYVKLYQALGGGW